A genome region from Pseudomonas sp. N3-W includes the following:
- the ileS gene encoding isoleucine--tRNA ligase → MTDYKATLNLPDTAFPMKAGLPQREPQILQRWDSIGLYGKLREIGKDRPKFVLHDGPPYANGTIHIGHALNKILKDMIIRSKTLSGFDAPYVPGWDCHGLPIEHKVEVTHGKNLGADKTRELCRAYATEQIEGQKSEFIRLGVLGDWANPYKTMDFKNEAGEIRALAEIVKGGFVFKGLKPVNWCFDCGSALAEAEVEYENKKSSTIDVAFPIADEAKLAEAFGLPSLAKPAAIVIWTTTPWTIPANQALNVHPEFNYALVDVGDKLLVLAEELVESCLARYSLEGSVIATTTGKALELINFRHPFYDRLSPVYLAEYVELGAGTGVVHSAPAYGVDDFVTCKAYGMVNDDILNPVQSNGVYATSLEFFGGQFIWKANPAIVDKLSEVGALMHTTVIEHSYMHCWRHKTPLIYRATAQWFIGMDKEPATGETLRKRAIKAIEETKFVPAWGQARLHSMIANRPDWCISRQRNWGVPIPFFLNKESGELHPRTVELMEQVAQRVEVEGIEAWFKMDAAELLGDEAPLYDKISDTLDVWFDSGTTHWHVLRGSHPMGHETGPRADLYLEGSDQHRGWFHSSLLTGCAIDNHAPYRELLTHGFTVDEAGRKMSKSLGNVIAPQKVNDTLGADIMRLWVASTDYSGEMAVSDQILQRSADAYRRIRNTARFLLSNLTGFNPATDILPAEEMLALDRWAVDRTLLLQRELQEHYGEYRFWNVYSKIHNFCVQELGGFYLDIIKDRQYTTGANSKARRSAQTALYHISEALVRWIAPILAFTADELWEYLPGERNESVMLNTWYEGLTELPEGVELGRAYWERIMAVKVAVNKEMEIQRAAKAVGGNLQAEVTLFAEEALSADLAKLSNELRFVLITSTATVAPFVQAPADAVVTEVSGLKLKIVKSAFAKCARCWHCREDVGVNPEHPEICGRCVDNISGAGEVRHYA, encoded by the coding sequence ATGACCGACTATAAAGCCACGCTAAACCTTCCGGACACCGCCTTCCCAATGAAGGCCGGCCTGCCACAGCGCGAACCGCAGATTCTGCAGCGCTGGGACAGTATTGGCCTGTACGGTAAGTTGCGCGAGATTGGCAAGGATCGTCCGAAGTTCGTACTTCACGACGGTCCTCCGTACGCCAACGGCACGATTCACATCGGTCATGCGCTGAACAAGATTCTCAAGGACATGATCATCCGCTCGAAAACCCTTTCGGGCTTCGACGCACCCTACGTACCGGGCTGGGACTGCCACGGTCTGCCGATTGAACACAAGGTCGAAGTGACCCACGGCAAGAACCTGGGCGCGGACAAGACCCGCGAACTGTGTCGTGCCTACGCCACCGAGCAGATCGAAGGCCAGAAGTCCGAGTTCATCCGTCTGGGTGTGCTGGGCGACTGGGCCAACCCGTACAAGACCATGGACTTCAAGAACGAGGCCGGTGAAATCCGCGCCCTCGCCGAAATCGTCAAGGGCGGTTTCGTGTTCAAGGGCCTCAAGCCTGTGAACTGGTGCTTCGATTGCGGTTCGGCCTTGGCCGAAGCAGAAGTCGAGTACGAGAACAAGAAGTCCTCGACCATCGACGTGGCATTCCCGATTGCCGACGAAGCCAAACTGGCTGAAGCGTTCGGCCTGCCATCGCTGGCCAAGCCTGCCGCTATCGTGATCTGGACCACCACCCCGTGGACCATCCCGGCCAACCAGGCGCTGAACGTTCACCCGGAATTCAACTACGCCCTGGTCGACGTCGGCGACAAACTGCTGGTGCTGGCTGAAGAGCTGGTCGAGTCGTGCCTGGCGCGTTACAGCCTGGAAGGCTCGGTCATCGCGACCACCACTGGCAAGGCGCTGGAGCTGATCAACTTCCGTCACCCGTTCTACGATCGCCTGTCGCCAGTTTACCTGGCCGAGTATGTTGAACTGGGCGCTGGCACTGGCGTGGTTCACTCCGCCCCGGCCTACGGCGTGGACGACTTCGTGACCTGCAAAGCCTATGGCATGGTCAACGACGACATCCTCAACCCGGTGCAAAGCAACGGCGTGTACGCGACGTCGCTGGAGTTCTTCGGCGGCCAGTTCATCTGGAAAGCCAACCCGGCGATCGTCGACAAACTGTCCGAAGTCGGTGCGCTGATGCACACCACCGTCATTGAACACAGCTACATGCACTGCTGGCGTCACAAGACCCCGCTGATCTACCGCGCCACCGCGCAGTGGTTCATCGGCATGGACAAAGAGCCAGCAACCGGCGAAACCCTGCGCAAGCGGGCGATCAAGGCCATTGAAGAGACCAAATTCGTTCCGGCCTGGGGCCAGGCGCGTCTGCATTCGATGATCGCCAACCGTCCGGACTGGTGCATCTCCCGTCAGCGCAACTGGGGCGTGCCGATCCCGTTCTTCCTGAACAAGGAAAGCGGCGAGTTGCATCCACGTACCGTTGAATTGATGGAACAAGTGGCCCAGCGCGTCGAAGTCGAAGGCATCGAAGCCTGGTTCAAGATGGACGCCGCCGAGTTGCTGGGCGACGAAGCGCCGCTGTACGACAAGATCAGTGACACCCTGGACGTCTGGTTCGATTCGGGTACCACGCACTGGCACGTCCTGCGCGGTTCGCACCCGATGGGCCACGAAACCGGTCCGCGTGCCGACCTGTACCTGGAAGGCTCGGACCAACACCGTGGCTGGTTCCACTCCTCGTTGCTGACCGGTTGCGCCATCGACAACCACGCGCCGTACCGCGAGCTGCTGACCCACGGTTTCACCGTGGACGAGGCGGGCCGCAAGATGTCCAAGTCCCTGGGCAACGTGATCGCGCCGCAGAAAGTCAACGACACCCTGGGCGCCGACATCATGCGTCTGTGGGTCGCTTCGACCGACTACTCCGGTGAAATGGCGGTTTCCGATCAGATCCTGCAACGCAGTGCGGACGCTTACCGGCGTATCCGTAACACCGCGCGCTTCCTGCTCTCCAACCTGACCGGTTTCAACCCGGCCACCGACATCCTGCCGGCCGAGGAAATGCTCGCCCTGGACCGTTGGGCCGTGGACCGCACCCTGCTGCTGCAACGCGAGCTGCAAGAGCACTACGGTGAATACCGCTTCTGGAACGTCTACTCCAAGATCCACAACTTCTGCGTGCAGGAGCTGGGCGGTTTCTACCTGGACATCATCAAGGACCGTCAGTACACCACTGGCGCCAACAGCAAGGCTCGCCGTTCGGCGCAAACCGCGCTGTATCACATCAGTGAAGCGCTGGTGCGCTGGATTGCACCGATCCTGGCGTTCACCGCCGACGAACTGTGGGAATACCTGCCTGGCGAGCGCAACGAATCGGTGATGCTCAACACCTGGTACGAAGGCCTGACCGAATTGCCGGAAGGCGTCGAGCTGGGCCGCGCCTACTGGGAGCGGATCATGGCGGTGAAGGTCGCGGTCAACAAGGAAATGGAAATCCAGCGCGCGGCCAAGGCCGTCGGTGGCAACCTGCAAGCCGAAGTGACCCTGTTCGCCGAAGAAGCGCTGAGCGCCGACCTGGCCAAGCTGAGCAACGAACTGCGTTTCGTACTGATTACCTCGACCGCCACCGTTGCCCCATTTGTACAGGCTCCGGCCGATGCTGTGGTCACCGAAGTCAGCGGCCTGAAGCTGAAAATCGTCAAGTCGGCCTTCGCCAAGTGCGCCCGTTGCTGGCACTGCCGTGAAGACGTTGGCGTGAACCCGGAGCATCCGGAAATCTGCGGTCGTTGCGTCGACAACATCAGCGGCGCCGGCGAGGTACGTCACTATGCCTAA
- the ribF gene encoding bifunctional riboflavin kinase/FAD synthetase: MQLVRGLHNLRPQHRGCVATIGNFDGVHRGHQAILARLRERALELNVPSCVVIFEPQPREFFAPETAPARLARLRDKLQLLADEGVDRVLCLAFNQRLSKLSASEFVDTILVDGLGVQHLEVGDDFRFGCDRVGDFDFLQQAGVMQGFTVEAAQTVELDGIRVSSTQVRNALAAADFTLAERLLGRPFRIAGRVLHGQKLARQLGTPTANVQLKRRRVPLTGVYLVNVDIDGKTWPGVANIGVRPTVQGDGKAHLEVHLLDFAGDLYDRRLTVVFHHKLREEQRFASLEALKTAINADVAAARAEVARTHSANR; encoded by the coding sequence ATGCAGCTGGTTCGAGGCCTCCACAACCTGCGCCCCCAGCATCGGGGCTGTGTCGCCACTATTGGCAACTTTGACGGTGTTCACCGTGGTCACCAGGCTATCCTGGCCCGGCTGCGTGAACGTGCGCTTGAGTTGAACGTACCCAGCTGCGTGGTGATTTTCGAGCCGCAGCCACGGGAGTTCTTTGCCCCCGAGACTGCGCCGGCCCGTCTGGCCCGCTTGCGGGACAAGCTGCAATTGCTGGCCGACGAAGGTGTCGACCGGGTCTTGTGCCTGGCCTTCAACCAGCGTCTGAGCAAGCTCAGCGCCAGCGAATTTGTCGACACCATTCTGGTCGACGGCCTGGGCGTGCAGCATCTGGAGGTCGGTGACGATTTCCGTTTCGGGTGCGATCGGGTAGGGGATTTCGATTTCCTGCAACAAGCCGGTGTGATGCAGGGTTTTACCGTCGAGGCGGCACAAACTGTCGAGCTAGACGGTATTCGTGTCAGCAGCACGCAAGTGCGCAACGCCCTGGCCGCCGCCGATTTTACCCTGGCCGAGCGTTTGCTCGGTCGTCCGTTCCGGATCGCGGGGCGGGTGTTGCACGGTCAGAAACTGGCGCGCCAATTGGGTACGCCCACGGCCAACGTGCAGCTCAAGCGCCGTCGCGTGCCGTTGACCGGGGTATATCTGGTCAACGTCGACATCGACGGCAAGACCTGGCCAGGCGTCGCCAACATCGGCGTGCGGCCAACGGTCCAGGGTGATGGCAAGGCCCACCTGGAAGTGCATCTTTTAGATTTTGCCGGCGATTTGTATGACCGGCGTTTGACGGTGGTTTTCCACCACAAGCTGCGTGAAGAGCAGCGTTTCGCCTCTCTGGAGGCGCTTAAGACGGCGATCAACGCGGATGTCGCCGCCGCCCGTGCCGAAGTTGCACGTACCCATAGCGCCAATCGCTAA
- the murJ gene encoding murein biosynthesis integral membrane protein MurJ, whose product MNLLKSLAAVSSITMLSRVLGFVRDTLIARTFGAGMATDAFFIAFKLPNLLRRIFAEGAFSQAFVPILAEYKSQKGEEATRTFIAYVSGLLTLVLALVTALGMLAAPWVIWATAPGFTDTPEKFELTSSLLRVTFPYILLISLSSLAGAILNTYNRFSVPAFVPTLLNVSMIIFSVFLTPYFNPPVMALGWAVLVGGLAQLLYQLPHLKKIGMLVLPRLNLRDSGVWRVMKQMLPAILGVSVSQISLIINTIFASFLVAGSVSWMYYADRLMELPSGVLGVALGTILLPTLAKTYASKDRHEYSRILDWGLRLCFVLVLPCSLALGILAEPLTVSLFQYGQFSAFDASMTQRALVAYSVGLLGIIVIKVLAPGFYAQQNIRTPVKIAIFTLIITQLFNLVLIGPLAHAGLALAISAGACINAGLLFYQLRKQQMYQPQPGWGKFGLKLVVAVLVMSAVLLAGMHFMPAWDQGHMLERFMRLGALVVAGVVSYFGMLLLMGFRLRDFNRKALS is encoded by the coding sequence ATGAATCTGCTCAAATCGTTGGCCGCCGTCAGCTCTATCACGATGCTTTCCCGTGTTTTGGGCTTCGTTCGTGACACCCTCATCGCTCGTACATTTGGTGCGGGGATGGCGACGGACGCCTTCTTTATCGCCTTCAAACTGCCCAATCTGCTGCGGCGAATCTTTGCCGAAGGGGCATTTTCCCAGGCGTTTGTGCCGATTCTGGCCGAATACAAAAGTCAGAAGGGCGAGGAGGCGACACGCACGTTCATCGCCTATGTCTCGGGCCTGCTGACCCTGGTGCTGGCGCTGGTCACCGCGTTGGGCATGCTCGCCGCGCCATGGGTGATCTGGGCCACGGCGCCGGGCTTCACTGACACGCCGGAAAAATTCGAACTGACGTCCAGCCTGCTGCGGGTGACTTTCCCCTACATATTGCTGATCTCCCTGTCGTCGCTGGCCGGTGCGATTCTCAATACGTACAACCGTTTCTCGGTGCCGGCGTTTGTGCCGACCTTGCTCAACGTCAGCATGATTATTTTTTCGGTGTTCCTGACCCCGTATTTCAATCCGCCGGTCATGGCGCTCGGTTGGGCGGTGCTGGTGGGCGGTCTGGCACAGTTGCTCTATCAACTGCCACACCTGAAAAAGATCGGCATGCTGGTGCTGCCACGCCTGAATCTGCGTGACAGCGGCGTCTGGCGCGTGATGAAACAGATGCTGCCGGCGATTCTTGGTGTGTCCGTGAGCCAGATTTCCCTGATCATCAACACCATTTTTGCCTCGTTTCTGGTGGCCGGTTCGGTGTCGTGGATGTATTACGCCGACCGTCTGATGGAATTGCCTTCCGGTGTGCTGGGCGTGGCACTGGGCACGATTCTGCTGCCGACACTGGCCAAGACTTACGCCAGCAAGGACCGGCACGAATATTCACGCATTCTCGACTGGGGCCTGCGCCTGTGCTTCGTGCTGGTGCTGCCGTGCTCCCTGGCGCTGGGAATTCTGGCGGAGCCGTTGACCGTTTCGCTGTTCCAGTACGGCCAGTTCAGTGCGTTTGATGCCTCCATGACCCAGCGGGCGCTGGTCGCATATTCTGTCGGGTTGCTCGGGATTATCGTGATCAAGGTGCTGGCGCCGGGCTTTTATGCGCAACAAAACATCCGCACCCCGGTAAAAATCGCGATTTTCACCCTGATCATCACTCAACTGTTCAACCTGGTGCTGATTGGCCCGTTGGCTCACGCTGGCCTGGCCTTGGCGATCAGCGCCGGTGCCTGTATCAATGCCGGGCTGCTGTTTTATCAGCTGCGCAAGCAGCAGATGTATCAGCCGCAGCCGGGCTGGGGAAAGTTCGGGCTCAAGCTGGTCGTGGCAGTGTTGGTGATGTCGGCGGTGTTGCTCGCCGGGATGCATTTCATGCCGGCCTGGGACCAGGGCCACATGCTGGAACGCTTCATGCGTCTGGGCGCTCTGGTGGTCGCGGGCGTGGTGAGCTATTTCGGCATGTTGCTGCTGATGGGCTTCCGCCTGCGCGACTTCAATCGCAAGGCGCTGAGCTGA
- the rpsT gene encoding 30S ribosomal protein S20: MANTPSAKKRAKQAEKRRSHNASLRSMVRTYIKNVVKAIDAKDAEKAQAAYVLAVPVIDRMADKGIIHKNKAARHKSRLNGHVKALNLAVAA, from the coding sequence GTGGCCAACACACCTTCCGCCAAAAAACGTGCAAAACAGGCTGAGAAGCGTCGCAGCCACAACGCCAGCCTGCGTTCCATGGTTCGTACCTACATCAAGAATGTAGTTAAGGCCATCGACGCAAAAGACGCTGAAAAAGCTCAAGCAGCTTACGTTCTGGCTGTGCCAGTTATCGACCGTATGGCCGATAAAGGCATCATCCACAAGAACAAGGCAGCTCGTCATAAGAGCCGCCTGAACGGTCACGTCAAGGCTCTGAACCTTGCTGTTGCCGCATAA
- a CDS encoding CreA family protein: MRIAKGLMGLLLAMPLLASAEEIGQVSTVFKFVGPNDRIVVEAFDDPKVDGVTCYLSRAKTGGVKGGLGLAEDRAEASIACRQVGPISFKGELKDGEEVFKERTSLVFKTMQVVRFLDKKRNTLVYLVYSDRLIEGSPQNAVTAIPILPWTHAQ; this comes from the coding sequence ATGCGCATCGCAAAAGGATTGATGGGGCTGCTGTTGGCAATGCCGCTGCTGGCCTCGGCCGAAGAAATTGGCCAGGTGTCGACGGTGTTCAAGTTCGTCGGCCCGAATGACCGGATCGTGGTCGAGGCTTTCGATGATCCCAAGGTCGACGGTGTGACCTGCTATCTGTCCCGTGCCAAGACTGGCGGCGTGAAAGGCGGGTTGGGTCTGGCTGAAGATCGCGCCGAGGCGTCCATCGCTTGCCGCCAGGTCGGCCCGATCAGCTTCAAGGGCGAGCTGAAGGATGGTGAAGAGGTGTTCAAGGAGCGCACTTCGCTGGTGTTCAAGACCATGCAGGTGGTGCGGTTCCTCGACAAGAAGCGCAATACGCTGGTTTACCTGGTCTACAGCGATCGTTTGATCGAGGGTAGTCCGCAGAATGCGGTAACGGCGATTCCGATTCTGCCGTGGACGCACGCTCAATAA
- the proB gene encoding glutamate 5-kinase encodes MRSKVTGAQRWVVKIGSALLTADGKGLDRAAMGVWVEQMVALHEAGVELVLVSSGAVAAGMSRLGWTVRPSAMHELQAAAAIGQMGLVQAWESSFGEHGRHTAQILLTHDDLSDRKRYLNARSTLRALVELKVIPVINENDTVVTDEIRFGDNDTLAALVANLVEADLLVILTDRDGMFDADPRNNPDAKLIYEARADDPALDAVAGGTGGALGRGGMQTKLRAARLAARSGAHTIIVGGRLERVLDRLKAGERIGTLLSPERGMLAARKQWLAGHLQTRGTLVLDEGAVTALSQGNKSLLPVGVKLVQGSFRRGEMVVCVAPDGREIARGLANYSALEAQKIIGQSSEAIVGLLGYMAEPELVHRDNLILV; translated from the coding sequence ATGCGGAGCAAGGTGACAGGTGCGCAGCGTTGGGTCGTGAAAATCGGCAGCGCTTTGCTGACGGCGGACGGCAAGGGCCTGGATCGCGCGGCAATGGGTGTCTGGGTTGAACAGATGGTGGCCTTGCATGAGGCGGGCGTCGAGCTGGTGCTGGTGTCCTCCGGGGCGGTGGCGGCCGGCATGAGCCGTCTGGGCTGGACCGTACGACCCAGTGCAATGCACGAATTGCAGGCTGCTGCCGCCATCGGCCAGATGGGGTTGGTGCAGGCCTGGGAGTCGAGCTTCGGCGAGCATGGCCGGCACACTGCGCAGATTCTCCTGACTCACGATGACTTGTCCGATCGCAAGCGCTACCTCAATGCCCGCAGCACCCTGCGCGCACTGGTGGAGCTCAAGGTCATTCCAGTGATCAACGAGAACGACACCGTGGTCACCGACGAAATCCGTTTCGGCGACAACGACACGCTGGCGGCGCTGGTGGCCAACCTGGTCGAAGCTGATCTGCTGGTGATCCTGACGGATCGCGATGGCATGTTCGACGCCGACCCGCGCAACAATCCGGATGCCAAGCTGATTTACGAGGCGCGTGCCGATGATCCGGCGCTGGATGCGGTGGCGGGCGGTACGGGCGGTGCGCTCGGTCGTGGCGGCATGCAGACCAAGCTGCGTGCAGCGCGTCTGGCGGCGCGCTCCGGTGCGCACACCATCATCGTCGGTGGGCGTCTGGAGCGCGTGCTGGATCGCCTCAAGGCGGGCGAGCGCATCGGTACGCTGCTGTCGCCTGAGCGCGGCATGCTGGCGGCGCGCAAGCAGTGGCTGGCCGGGCATCTGCAAACCCGTGGCACGCTGGTGCTGGACGAGGGTGCTGTTACGGCGCTGTCCCAGGGCAACAAGAGCTTGTTGCCGGTAGGCGTTAAACTGGTCCAAGGCAGCTTCCGTCGCGGTGAGATGGTGGTCTGCGTGGCGCCGGACGGTCGAGAGATCGCTCGTGGCCTGGCCAACTACAGTGCGCTGGAAGCACAAAAAATCATTGGGCAGTCGTCAGAGGCGATTGTCGGTCTGTTGGGTTACATGGCGGAGCCGGAACTGGTCCATCGCGATAACCTGATCCTGGTCTGA
- the cgtA gene encoding Obg family GTPase CgtA, whose product MKFVDEVSIRVKAGDGGNGCMSFRREKFIENGGPNGGDGGDGGSVYMIADENLNTLVDYRYTRHFDAERGSNGGSTDCTGRKGEELVLRVPVGTTVIDSATQEVIGDLTKAGQRLLVAHGGWHGLGNTRFKSSTNRAPRQTTPGKPGEARDLKLEMKVLADVGLLGLPNAGKSTFIRSVSAAKPKVADYPFTTLVPNLGVVSVDRWKSFVVADIPGLIEGASDGAGLGIRFLKHLSRTRLLLHLVDMAPLDDASAPDAAEVIVSELTKFSPSLAERDRWLVLNKCDQILEEEHDARVKEIVDRLEWTGPVYVISAISKLGTERLCHDIMRYMEDRADRLANDPAYKEELADLDQRIEDEARAQLQALDDQRALRRSGVKSVHDIGDDDWDEEDVDDEDGPEIIYVRD is encoded by the coding sequence ATGAAGTTTGTTGATGAAGTATCGATTCGAGTAAAAGCCGGCGACGGCGGCAACGGTTGCATGAGCTTCCGTCGCGAGAAATTCATTGAAAATGGCGGCCCTAACGGCGGCGACGGTGGCGACGGCGGTTCGGTCTACATGATTGCCGACGAAAACCTCAACACCCTGGTGGACTACCGTTACACCCGGCACTTCGATGCCGAGCGCGGTTCCAACGGCGGCAGCACTGACTGCACCGGCAGGAAAGGTGAAGAGTTGGTGCTGCGCGTGCCGGTCGGCACCACGGTAATCGACTCCGCTACCCAGGAAGTGATCGGCGACCTGACCAAGGCCGGCCAGCGTCTGCTGGTGGCTCATGGCGGCTGGCACGGCCTGGGTAACACCCGTTTCAAATCCAGTACCAACCGCGCTCCGCGTCAGACCACTCCGGGTAAGCCGGGTGAGGCGCGTGACCTCAAGCTGGAAATGAAAGTGCTGGCCGACGTCGGTCTGCTGGGTTTGCCGAACGCCGGCAAAAGTACCTTCATCCGCTCGGTATCGGCCGCCAAGCCGAAAGTTGCCGACTACCCGTTCACCACGCTGGTGCCGAACCTGGGCGTGGTCAGTGTTGATCGCTGGAAGAGCTTCGTGGTCGCGGACATTCCGGGCCTGATCGAAGGTGCTTCCGATGGCGCGGGCCTGGGGATTCGCTTCCTCAAGCACTTGTCGCGTACCCGTTTGCTGCTGCACCTCGTGGACATGGCGCCGCTGGATGACGCCAGCGCACCGGATGCCGCTGAAGTGATCGTCAGCGAACTGACCAAGTTCAGCCCGTCCCTGGCCGAGCGTGATCGCTGGTTGGTGCTGAACAAGTGCGACCAGATCCTTGAAGAAGAGCACGATGCTCGCGTCAAGGAAATCGTCGATCGCCTGGAATGGACTGGTCCGGTCTACGTGATCTCGGCCATCTCCAAGCTGGGTACCGAGCGTCTGTGCCACGACATCATGCGTTACATGGAAGATCGTGCCGACCGCCTGGCCAACGACCCGGCTTACAAGGAAGAGCTGGCCGACCTCGATCAGCGTATCGAAGACGAAGCCCGTGCTCAGTTGCAGGCGCTGGATGATCAGCGTGCCCTGCGTCGCAGCGGCGTGAAGTCGGTCCACGACATCGGCGACGATGACTGGGACGAAGAAGATGTGGATGATGAAGACGGTCCGGAAATCATTTACGTGCGCGACTGA
- the rpmA gene encoding 50S ribosomal protein L27, with protein MAHKKAGGSTRNGRDSEAKRLGVKMYGGQVIIPGNIIVRQRGTQFHAGYGVGMGKDHTLFAKIDGVIKFEVKGAFNRRYVSIVPKTAVVAA; from the coding sequence ATGGCACACAAAAAAGCTGGTGGTAGTACCCGTAACGGTCGCGACTCAGAAGCCAAACGCCTTGGCGTGAAGATGTATGGCGGCCAGGTTATCATTCCGGGCAACATCATCGTGCGTCAGCGCGGCACCCAATTCCACGCTGGCTACGGCGTTGGCATGGGCAAAGATCACACTCTGTTCGCTAAAATCGACGGCGTGATCAAGTTCGAAGTAAAAGGCGCTTTCAACCGCCGTTACGTGAGCATTGTCCCGAAGACTGCAGTCGTCGCGGCATAA
- the rplU gene encoding 50S ribosomal protein L21 produces the protein MSYAVIVTGGKQYKVAPGEYLKIEKLEIATGESVTFDRVLLVANGDDVNIGAPVVPGATVVAEVISQGRHDKIRIIKFRRRKHHMKRMGHRQWYTEIKITGIQA, from the coding sequence ATGTCTTATGCAGTAATCGTTACTGGTGGCAAGCAGTACAAAGTTGCTCCAGGTGAATACCTGAAGATCGAAAAACTGGAAATCGCTACCGGCGAATCCGTGACTTTTGATCGCGTTCTGTTGGTTGCCAATGGCGACGACGTGAATATCGGCGCTCCAGTTGTTCCTGGCGCTACCGTTGTGGCTGAAGTGATCTCCCAAGGTCGTCACGATAAAATCCGCATCATCAAGTTCCGTCGTCGTAAGCACCACATGAAGCGTATGGGCCACCGCCAGTGGTACACCGAGATCAAAATCACCGGTATTCAGGCTTAA
- a CDS encoding polyprenyl synthetase family protein — MQPQAFYRAVADDFSAVDGIIKKQLTSRVPLVSKIGDYITSAGGKRLRPLLVLLCGKALGREGDDLRLLAATIEFLHTATLLHDDVVDMSGMRRGRSTANAMWGNAPSVLVGDFLYSRSFEMMVELGSMPVMKILSQATRIIAEGEVLQLSKVRDASTTEETYMEVIRGKTAMLFEASTHSAAALCEATPEQSEALRTFGDHLGVAFQLVDDLLDYKGDAQTLGKNVGDDLAEGKPTLPLIYTMREGTPEQAALVRQAIQKGGIEDLESIREAVEASGSLEYTAQLARDYVARAIKCLEALPASEYRDALVELSEFAVARTH; from the coding sequence ATGCAACCCCAAGCTTTCTACCGCGCGGTGGCGGACGATTTTAGCGCCGTCGACGGCATCATCAAGAAGCAGCTGACTTCCCGAGTGCCGCTGGTATCGAAAATCGGCGACTACATTACCTCGGCCGGCGGTAAACGCCTGCGTCCTTTATTAGTGCTGCTGTGTGGCAAGGCCCTGGGCCGCGAAGGCGATGACCTGCGCCTGCTGGCCGCTACTATCGAATTCCTGCACACCGCCACCCTGCTGCACGATGACGTCGTCGACATGTCCGGCATGCGCCGCGGTCGCTCGACTGCCAACGCCATGTGGGGCAACGCGCCAAGCGTGCTGGTGGGCGACTTCCTGTATTCGCGCTCCTTCGAAATGATGGTCGAGCTGGGCTCCATGCCAGTGATGAAGATCCTTTCCCAGGCCACGCGCATCATCGCTGAAGGCGAAGTGTTGCAGCTGTCGAAGGTCCGTGACGCCAGCACCACCGAAGAAACCTACATGGAAGTCATCCGCGGCAAGACCGCGATGCTCTTCGAGGCCTCGACCCACAGCGCGGCAGCCCTGTGTGAAGCCACACCGGAGCAGAGCGAAGCGCTGCGTACTTTCGGTGATCACCTGGGCGTGGCTTTCCAGCTGGTCGATGACCTGCTCGATTACAAAGGCGACGCGCAAACCCTGGGCAAGAACGTCGGTGACGACCTGGCCGAAGGCAAGCCGACCCTGCCGTTGATCTACACCATGCGCGAAGGCACACCCGAACAGGCGGCACTGGTGCGCCAGGCGATCCAGAAAGGCGGCATTGAAGACCTGGAGAGCATTCGCGAGGCCGTTGAGGCGTCTGGCTCGCTGGAATATACCGCGCAGCTGGCCCGCGACTACGTCGCCCGGGCGATCAAGTGCCTTGAAGCGCTGCCAGCCAGTGAATATCGTGATGCACTGGTTGAGTTGAGCGAGTTTGCGGTAGCTCGTACGCACTGA
- a CDS encoding zinc ribbon domain-containing protein YjdM: MSTLPPCPKCNSEYTYEDGAQLICPECAHEWSASGEAEVASDDAVKKDSVGNVLQDGDTITVIKDLKVKGTSLVVKVGTKVKNIRLCDGDHDIDCKIDGIGPMKLKSEFVRKV; this comes from the coding sequence GTGAGCACGTTGCCACCCTGCCCGAAATGCAATTCCGAATACACCTACGAAGACGGCGCACAGCTGATCTGCCCCGAGTGCGCCCACGAGTGGTCCGCCAGCGGCGAAGCTGAAGTGGCGTCCGACGACGCCGTGAAAAAGGATTCGGTGGGCAACGTCCTGCAGGACGGCGACACCATCACCGTGATCAAGGACCTCAAGGTCAAGGGCACGTCGCTGGTGGTCAAGGTCGGCACCAAGGTCAAGAACATCCGCCTGTGCGATGGCGATCACGACATCGACTGCAAGATCGACGGCATCGGCCCGATGAAGCTCAAGTCCGAGTTCGTCAGAAAGGTCTGA